From the Montipora capricornis isolate CH-2021 chromosome 2, ASM3666992v2, whole genome shotgun sequence genome, one window contains:
- the LOC138026372 gene encoding FAD-linked oxidoreductase DDB_G0289697-like isoform X2: MTDFSPLKALLSGSIILMAENAKGYQKEIEGSWNATIRTRKPRAFVKVASVDDVVSTVKFCVENKLEICVCAAMNSDFAFVDDAVVIDLSDMNTVSVDVISKVVIVGAGAKVADVDTRTVPHGLVTPLGSYSELGVAGFTLLGGTGFLTRSFGCTADNALEFEMVTAAGEVLKASEKENADLFWGMKGYGSNFGVVTSITFQLHDIPGNIIGGELYYSTSKASSAYKAIRDFVREKADNRISVYMMVHFERSGPQAICRFLFLGPPREGGSLLVELTELTKPFQNKVRPLPFDQFQKNGDWMVPRGRSYYTPMGNFVKELTDDSIDIIFEAVNQAPDPRCMSDSNIYITSIGGKLQEMTDEDNPFPFKEAEYWVGCVVAVKDKSSYEALKIWADTVDQKLSKYGIIPQGPKAEEVQKRLKELKLKYDPENVFHQNINISPKEE, encoded by the exons ATGACTGATTTTTCTCCTTTGAAAGCTCTCCTCTCTGGAAGCATCATTCTTATGGCTGAAAATGCTAAGGGTTATCAGAAAGAAATCGAGGGTTCGTGGAACGCGACCATTCGAACACGCAAACCTCGCGCGTTTGTCAAGGTAGCGTCGGTTGACGACGTCGTGAGCACAGTGAAGTTTTGTGTGGAGAACAAG CTAGAGATTTGTGTATGTGCGGCAATGAACAGCGACTTTGCATTTGTGGATGATGCTGTGGTGATAGATTTGTCTGATATGAATACTGTCTCTGTGGATGTGATAAGCAAA GTTGTTATTGTGGGTGCTGGTGCCAAAGTTGCAGATGTCGATACAAGAACAGTGCCGCATGGTTTGGTGACACCCCTTGGTAGTTACTCTGAACTGGGTGTAGCTGGCTTTACTCTGTTAGGAGGGACAGGTTTTTTGACAAGGTCTTTTGGATGCACAGCTGACAATGCTTTGGAGTTTG AGATGGTTACTGCTGCGGGAGAGGTTTTAAAAGCGAGTGAGAAAGAAAATGCAGACCTCTTTTGGGGAATGAAAGGATATGGATCAAATTTTGG TGTGGTAACATCCATCACATTCCAGCTTCATGATATTCCTGGCAATATCATTGGAGGAGAGCTGTATTATTCGACATCAAAAGCTTCATCAGCATACAAAGCTATTAGAGATTTTGTTCGTGAGAAGGCAGACAACAGGATTTCAGTCTACATGATGGTACATTTTGAACGCAGTGG ACCCCAAGCAATTTGTCGCTTTCTGTTTCTTGGTCCACCTAGAGAGGGAGGGTCTTTGTTGGTGGAGCTAACCGAGCTAACAAAACCTTTTCAGAACAAAGTCAGACCATTACCATTTGATCAATTCCAGAAAAATGGTGACTGGATGGTTCCCAGAGGGCGATCATACTATACGCCAATGGGGAATTTTGTGAAAG AGCTAACAGATGACAGTATCGACATAATTTTTGAAGCCGTAAACCAAGCGCCTGACCCACGCTGTATGTCTGATAGCAACATCTACATCACAAGCATCGGTGGAAAACTTCAGGAAATGACAGATGAAGACAATCCATTTCCTTTCAAAGAGGCAGA ATACTGGGTGGGCTGTGTAGTTGCGGTAAAAGACAAGAGCTCATATGAAGCGCTTAAAATTTGGGCCGACACTGTTGATCAGAAACTATCCAAATATGGAATCATCCCTCAAGGCCCCAAAGCAGAGGAGGTGCAGAAGAGGCTCAAAGAATTGAAACTGAAATACGACCCAGAAAACGTATTTCATCAAAACATCAATATTAGTCCTAAAGAAGAATAG
- the LOC138026372 gene encoding FAD-linked oxidoreductase DDB_G0289697-like isoform X1, translating into MTDFSPLKALLSGSIILMAENAKGYQKEIEGSWNATIRTRKPRAFVKVASVDDVVSTVKFCVENKVVIVGAGAKVADVDTRTVPHGLVTPLGSYSELGVAGFTLLGGTGFLTRSFGCTADNALEFEMVTAAGEVLKASEKENADLFWGMKGYGSNFGVVTSITFQLHDIPGNIIGGELYYSTSKASSAYKAIRDFVREKADNRISVYMMVHFERSGPQAICRFLFLGPPREGGSLLVELTELTKPFQNKVRPLPFDQFQKNGDWMVPRGRSYYTPMGNFVKELTDDSIDIIFEAVNQAPDPRCMSDSNIYITSIGGKLQEMTDEDNPFPFKEAEYWVGCVVAVKDKSSYEALKIWADTVDQKLSKYGIIPQGPKAEEVQKRLKELKLKYDPENVFHQNINISPKEE; encoded by the exons ATGACTGATTTTTCTCCTTTGAAAGCTCTCCTCTCTGGAAGCATCATTCTTATGGCTGAAAATGCTAAGGGTTATCAGAAAGAAATCGAGGGTTCGTGGAACGCGACCATTCGAACACGCAAACCTCGCGCGTTTGTCAAGGTAGCGTCGGTTGACGACGTCGTGAGCACAGTGAAGTTTTGTGTGGAGAACAAG GTTGTTATTGTGGGTGCTGGTGCCAAAGTTGCAGATGTCGATACAAGAACAGTGCCGCATGGTTTGGTGACACCCCTTGGTAGTTACTCTGAACTGGGTGTAGCTGGCTTTACTCTGTTAGGAGGGACAGGTTTTTTGACAAGGTCTTTTGGATGCACAGCTGACAATGCTTTGGAGTTTG AGATGGTTACTGCTGCGGGAGAGGTTTTAAAAGCGAGTGAGAAAGAAAATGCAGACCTCTTTTGGGGAATGAAAGGATATGGATCAAATTTTGG TGTGGTAACATCCATCACATTCCAGCTTCATGATATTCCTGGCAATATCATTGGAGGAGAGCTGTATTATTCGACATCAAAAGCTTCATCAGCATACAAAGCTATTAGAGATTTTGTTCGTGAGAAGGCAGACAACAGGATTTCAGTCTACATGATGGTACATTTTGAACGCAGTGG ACCCCAAGCAATTTGTCGCTTTCTGTTTCTTGGTCCACCTAGAGAGGGAGGGTCTTTGTTGGTGGAGCTAACCGAGCTAACAAAACCTTTTCAGAACAAAGTCAGACCATTACCATTTGATCAATTCCAGAAAAATGGTGACTGGATGGTTCCCAGAGGGCGATCATACTATACGCCAATGGGGAATTTTGTGAAAG AGCTAACAGATGACAGTATCGACATAATTTTTGAAGCCGTAAACCAAGCGCCTGACCCACGCTGTATGTCTGATAGCAACATCTACATCACAAGCATCGGTGGAAAACTTCAGGAAATGACAGATGAAGACAATCCATTTCCTTTCAAAGAGGCAGA ATACTGGGTGGGCTGTGTAGTTGCGGTAAAAGACAAGAGCTCATATGAAGCGCTTAAAATTTGGGCCGACACTGTTGATCAGAAACTATCCAAATATGGAATCATCCCTCAAGGCCCCAAAGCAGAGGAGGTGCAGAAGAGGCTCAAAGAATTGAAACTGAAATACGACCCAGAAAACGTATTTCATCAAAACATCAATATTAGTCCTAAAGAAGAATAG